One window of Micropterus dolomieu isolate WLL.071019.BEF.003 ecotype Adirondacks linkage group LG13, ASM2129224v1, whole genome shotgun sequence genomic DNA carries:
- the LOC123982218 gene encoding synaptic vesicle 2-related protein-like, with protein sequence MDNFSRGAKKAYKRWRNPELRGDANVLDRSDEDQGTDTEICTTACARVDSGQRESASRSGFHKSEETFTVDEALEAIGFGKFQWKITFITGLAWVGDSMQLLILSILGPQLHCEWRLPSYKVALTTSVVFFGTAISSALWGKVSDKYGRKVGLTICLAWALYYGLLSAIAPVHGWLLVLWCLIGFGLGGGPQVVTLYTEFLPRKSRGTCLVMFKAFWAIGCVLEVLLALLIMPTLGWRWLLSLSVVPMAVFVCFCLWLPESPHFDMLTGKTEKAMALLTRIAKENGKAMPQGKMITYLQNDRGRVKDLFTPQYWRTTLLLLFIWFAIAFCYYGIGLLTTELFQTGHSCEPTIGANNELSCSLECKYLTSADYIDLLWTSMAEFPGFFFILIAIDRIGRKKTLALCFFTLSLCFLPLFACIGRTTLTIFIFIGRTFISGGYQAAFIYTTEVFPTENRALALGICNGVSKGGALITPFVAQVMLGISQYLTLSIYCVCGLLAGVACLNLPIETLGRGLPDSSLYQEAGEQTATTTSQPNGTTDSSDQR encoded by the exons ATGGACAACTTCAGCAGAGGAGCCAAGAAAGCGTACAAGAGGTGGAGAAATCCTGAACTGAg GGGTGATGCGAATGTTTTGGATCGCAGTGATGAGGACCAGGGCACAGACACTGAGATCTGCACTACAGCCTGTGCAAGAGTTGACTCAGGGCAAAGAGAGTCTGCATCTAGATCTGGATTTCATAAATCTGAAG AAACCTTTACAGTAGACGAGGCACTGGAGGCCATTGGTTTTGGAAAGTTCCAGTGGAAAATCACTTTTATCACTGGACTGGCATGG GTAGGAGACTCCATGCAGTTATTGATCCTCAGTATCTTGGGCCCCCAGCTGCACTGTGAGTGGAGGCTGCCCAGCTACAAGGTGGCTCTCACAACATCG GTAGTGTTTTTCGGGACGGCGATAAGTTCAGCTCTTTGGGGGAAGGTCTCAGACAAGTACGGCAGAAAAGTA GGTCTGACAATTTGTTTGGCCTGGGCTCTGTACTACGGCCTGTTAAGTGCCATTGCTCCTGTGCATGGCTGGCTCTTGGTCCTGTGGTGCCTCATAGGCTTTGGCCTTGGAGGAGGTCCTCAGGT GGTGACACTGTACACAGAATTCCTCCCACGGAAGTCAAGAGGCACCTGCCTCGTGATGTTTAAG GCATTCTGGGCAATTGGTTGTGTGCTCGAGGTCCTCCTGGCATTGTTGATAATGCCCACTCTTGGCTGGAGGTGGCTGCTCAGCCTGTCCGTTGTACCAATGGCAGTCTTTGTTTGCTTCTGCCTT TGGCTGCCTGAAAGTCCTCATTTTGACATGCTGACGGGAAAAACGGAGAAAGCCATGGCACTGTTAACGCGCATCGCCAAAGAGAATGGCAAGGCCATGCCTCAAGGGAAAATGATTACATATTTACAG AATGACCGTGGACGGGTCAAAGATCTCTTTACTCCTCAATATTGGAGGACTACACTTCTTCTGTTGTTTATATG GTTTGCAATTGCCTTCTGCTACTACGGGATAGGCCTGTTGACAACTGAGCTGTTTCAAACTGGACATTCATGTGAAC CAACCATAGGGGCAAATAATGAACTGAGCTGTAGTCTGGAATGCAAATATTTGACATCAGCTGACTACATAGACCTTTTATGGACGTCTATGGCTGAATTCCCAG gttttttctttattcttatAGCAATTGACCGTATTGGCAGGAAAAAGacccttgctctgtgtttcttcacattatctttgtgttttctgcCCTTATTTGCGTGTATTGGGAG GACAACTCTTACAATCTTCATCTTTATTGGCAGAACCTTCATATCTGGAGGATACCAAGCTGCTTTTATTTATACAACAGAG GTGTTCCCTACAGAAAACAGAGCCTTAGCACTGGGGATTTGCAATGGGGTGTCGAAGGGGGGGGCCCTGATTACCCCCTTTGTGGCACAG GTGATGCTCGGGATATCACAATACTTGACCCTGTCCATATACTGTGTTTGTGGTCTGCTGGCCGGCGTTGCATGCTTGAACCTGCCCATTGAGACATTGGGCAGGGGTCTGCCGGATTCCAGTCTTTACCAGGAGGCTGGAGAGCAGACTGCCACCACAACCAGTCAGCCAAATGGCACAACAGACTCCTCGGACCAGAGGTAG